A segment of the Zingiber officinale cultivar Zhangliang chromosome 8B, Zo_v1.1, whole genome shotgun sequence genome:
GCATCATCAGAGTACTCGACAAAATTGGAAACATAGAGagaggaaggcaaaaatccacccATGTATTATAGTAAAAGTATGTATAGAAGATTTACAGAATCCCACGAGGGAGAATAAACGATAATAAGTTTAAAAGGTTAATCTAAGGATAAACCCAAAAAAGCATAGGTAGCCATTCAGAATGTTGGAAAGCGAGGGAATAGGTGATTATTAAGCTTGCTCCACATTCCTAAGTCCAGCCAAGGATGATGGATTTGTTTGCTTATCTTGCGAAGGTCACAATCATAAGGGAGGTTTGAACATTCATCAATTGATGTAGGAAGATCATTACAGCCAAAAGGTTGTGATCAACCTCACTAGAGAAAAATCACAGGATAAAAAGAGGTGAGATGATGAATGGGTAGGAAAAACATGAGTAGGCCACTCTTGCACAATCTTTCTCATGAACCACCCTCCAACCACATAATTTAACTTTGTGCAGTCACAAAATAATCCAAAGTAAAACATTTTATGCGGGTATGACAGAATAGGCACAGTCAGATGTAAGGCTCCATTCCACAGAATGGTTAGACATTAGCAAGGGAGGTTCATGAGACTGAAATGTAGGTGATACAGACATAATTTGTTGTGGCGTTTTCGAAATGGAAGAATCAAGGAAAGAGTTTTTGGAAGGAAATTATTCTTAATCTATTGTGATGTTGAAAATAAATCTGGTCCCTACAGCAAAGCTGCAATCTGGTGAATCAAGGAAATGtcataaaaataaaaggaaaatcaataagaAAATTGGTAAGACAAATAGGCATTTGCCCATATTTGGCAGAATTGTAACTGATAAAGAGTGTCTTAAATTACTTTGCAATCAAATCATCATAAAACTCTCCAACGCATTAATTTGACCTACAAACCTGTCTACAAATGATAAGGCAGAGTAATCCACCAATTATTGTGCAATTCAAACATATGGATGCTTGTAACACCTCTACCACCTGGTTAACTTACCATAAAGATCATATTGCCAGTATCATAACTGGTAATACTAATTTCTGATGATGATCTAGCCATGGCTAGAGGTAGCAAACACATAGGTTAAATCCACCAACAAAAAATATTCTGTTTGAGTTAATGTGGTTCATAATCCTCCACAGTTCAATAAAAGAAGGAAGCAAAAAAAGATGATTTCACTCATCCTAAGCGGTTTAGTATCATTGGCCCCACAACAAGATACAGATAGGTAAATCAAGTACGCAATAGTCCCCAGGAGGGAAGGTATTATGCAGCTGTCAACCCTGCGATTCAAACCCCCCACAGTTCAATAAAGTGGCAATTAGCAAAAGGCGAAGCGCTCGTCTCTAGCGCCCCTGCCAACCCATCCTAGGACTAACACGGATGAAGTaaatgttggggcaatttccctaggtcaagtttgataagtttgactaagcttgagttgagtcaagcttgagtcaggattaaaattttgatgtttgacaatataaggagattgctggagcaatcgtccagttgtggagatggtcaaaggattgaccaggttgatgagaatacaagtcaagtaggtcaaggttgacaggagacttgactgggaaagtcctaactggaggttaggcgtatggaagtcctaactggagtttaggtagtgatggaagtcctaactggagtttagacagtggtggaagtcctaactagagattaggcaaattggaaagtccaagtgtgatcttggcaaaggagaaagtcctggtgaggagccaggcaattgggaagtcctagcgaGGAGCCAGAcaacggaaagtccaagtgtgatcttggcaaagggtgtaagtccaagcatgtggtcttggcaaggtaagtcctggtatgacttggcaaggaagacacGACAACTAAGATGAGCCCGAacgaagctcctgaaggcaagacgtgaatgatggggagatatccgagggacgtaaggttgatggaggaggttagaaggctagttcgaggttggtcgagcGGAAGTGTGTGCTCACCTGAATTGTATTTCTGTTgtctacatatatatatataaagagcaAGTTAAGTTAATGGATTAGCCACGGGCCGTTTATTTGTATGCATATCACTTGTAGATCATTTTAAGTGTTTTGACCATTTCTCTGTCTCTAAGGGTTGTAAACAAGTAAGTTTGATGGCGTTTAAACTTATTTGAGAAGATAACCACTCAAGCTAATCGAgtctaaattgaattaaattgttgAAATGAAAGATTGCTAAGTTTTATTTGATGTTTTTTACAAGTTTAAGTtgatttatttagatgttatcaaatttTCCGTGAAAGTTTATGCTATCGAGATGTTATTGACTTCtcagtttaagtttaaatttatgtGTAATAAGTTTGTTTAATAAATTTGATAATATAAGTTTGTATAttcattttcaaagttattatttatttatttatcatattaatGAACATATTTCACAATAATCCTTGATTATGAATATTACTAAATTGAATATATGGGTTTAAACTCGTATCGttgttcatttttatttatttaattaattttatatgaatgaacataaataaatacATCAAAGATGACCGATTGGTTTATTTATACACTTGGACTGAATCATACTATTTTACTAACatatatcttattattttattaaaaatttctcccctttactaactaactttggtgaagtttaaaatgaatttacgttaatatccttttttctattcatactaaaaataattccaagatttattagtaattccaagcgaaacaatcagtgatctagagttcgagactcagctgcgacgtctcatcattaattttctctggttgttttatgtaaaaaaatatagttctctttagtcacacatcttagaattgataacactatgatcaaagaagcttctataaatattttaggccgacaatattaaaaaatatacttttcttagttttttttattaagataaatataatattaaattaatttttttcgtaGGGAAGCCCGTTACAGTAGTTTGTTGCTAGGATTCTCTAGGGTGACACtaaaaaatccaaacaattcagatttttcagattttcaaaagtcagTACTTTACCCTAATTATTCTACTTTAATTATTTAATgttaaaatactttaattaatataattttattataaaaaatttaatgtaattttaatatattatattatacacgCAACGTAAAAGGAAGTTACGAATATTTTATTTCCAGAAGACCTTTTTCTAATGTTTTTATTATTACGCCAAATGCATGCTCTGCGTTTTTCTTGAGTCTATAAATGATAATCTCTATTTTGTAGGGGCCAAATTGATTAATAAATGAGCAATTAATTAACTGGAGATTAGAAAAAAACAAATTTGGAAAATCTTCGGAATTGGAAGATACCGCGGCGACGAGATGGAGAACCGATGCTTCCCATCGCTTCTCCTGCTATTCTACCTCTCCTTCTCCATCGTCGATCCAGCCTCCGCCTTCCTTGATCCTGCTCTCGGAACCACTCGCGTCGTCTTCCAGGTTCCGTTTTCCCTCTTCGCTTGCAATTTTTCATGTTGTTAGGGACAGTGGGCAGATCTTGATCTTAACCATAATCTCCTTTTTCTTCACTCAGTATACTTAGATTATATTGTTTCTTTGTGTTGGAATAGTCGACTTTACTAGGTTAGCTAGTTGTTTCGTCCATGCATTTGCAAGTTCTCGCCGATGACATTGATGGAAGTTCCTTGATTTATTCCATCAGATCAAATAATGAACTTTTCCTTTTGTTCAATTTCTTAATGTTCATGATCTTATATAGCTTTGCCTCAGATTGTTTCGAGTACAAAGCGTTCAAGATATTCAACAAAAGGCTGATACAGACTATTCTGATAGATACACGCGTATGGAAAATATTACCACCGTTTGAATCGTTTTGCCCTGACATCCATTCCTAAATTAATGAATGTTACGCTAGTCTTTCTTTATGGataattagaagaaaaaaatctATATGGAACAAGTTGAAAACTTTGTCTTATTtaaacagaaaaagaaagagtagAGTTAGTCGTAAACAAGCACCAATGTAATGGCATAAGAATTGGATTAGGTAATTTTGCTGTGTGGTTTTTGAATTATTTTATCCTTATTATATTAATGATATTCTTCTGTTTTGTAGTTGTAATCTGTATGCCTTCTACATACATGTCAGAAGGATCCCGTTAGGATTTTCTGATTTTTGTGGATGTGATGGTTCATATTTTAAGGAATGTGTGGATCTAATCATCAATGAGAAACGTTGTCTATAATTTTGAATTTGCTGAACTCAAAGGAAGTGAATCTTACCACCTTTTCACTGCCCTAAATTATGTATCTTCCAGTATTTTTTATACATTTATATAGGCTGTTGGATAAACAACTAAGAATTTATTTTCTGCAGAGATGTTTAATTTCCTTTGTAGTTTTGACAACTAGTTAGAACTCCATAGGTTTTTGGGATTTGCCAGAGGTACTATTGGTCGAAGGAGCTGAGACATCTCTGGAATTAAAGGCTTCAAATGAAGATATCTTACCTAAGGCTATAATTAATCCAAGTATGATAAGTCACATTTTCATCCGTTGTCCATTTAGAGAAATTAGGTCTATTAGTTTTTACCCTTTGTAGGACAGTTTCATCACAATCTGTTGTCTGTTTGTTTGTGAAAAAGGGAATTAGGGATGATCACTTGCTATAAAAATTAAAGTTGTTCAGGATGCAGTCAAGTATTAATTAAGGATAATCAATCAACCTATCTTCAGACATAATTTATAAAAGTTCTAATCATGCAGAAACTAATTAAACAAAATTAAGGCTTAAAATCAATTAGCATATGAATAAACATACTAGAGATTCAATTTCTGTGAAACCGAACTGATTGTAACTTAACTAATGAGAATCTAACTAAAACAGATCAATATATTGGTATATATCATAATCTAGTCTACTGAATATGTCTATCAGAGcagcaaatttaaaaattcaaagaatAATACCGTTACTCTTGTGAAAATAATCTTATTCATATGAGTGAATCACTCTGAATTTTGTTCAATGTGTATGTATTAGTCAAAGATATTGTGGCTTGGTTTATCAATAAAGGGATAAAAAATTGTTAAGCTCTGTAAGTATTCACAAGTGTGGTTGTATGTTTGTATATCAGTAAAAAATAGACAAATATTTTATGTTCAGTGTGATTTCTCTTAGGAAACTATGGGTTGCAGCAAATTTCATGTCAATGAGGAATAAAAAAGAGTAGTGGGTTAGAGATTAAAGTGGGAATAGAGAGCTTTTCTAGATCTTACGGCCTCTGGTGGCTGGAATACAAACACTCAAAAACTACATACGCTTAAACTGATGACAAGGGGAAGTAAGTGATATCGTGGCACCTAATATTCTGAAAAGCTACTTGCTTCTTGCTCTGTTGAAAAACCAGCTCCAATCATAATTATTTATATCTTTTCTTTCCTTGAATTTCTCGTAAAAATGTAGTTGTCTCATGTGAAAATGTCTGAGAAGCTAAGGTAGCCAAAATATATAATGTGCTTGTTGACTTTTTGAGTTATTCTCTTTGTTGATTCAAAAAACGAGtatcaattttcttttcatgtTTGGGAAGGCTTTTGTTGGTAGTGCCCTACTTGTGATATGCATCAGTTGAGCTCAAAGGATCAAGCATTTGAATAGTCTGATCTTTTATCAATTTTCTTGGTTCTAAACTACTTTTCTATCGAGATGACTATCCTAAATTATTTAAGAGTGCCCTGTATAAAATTTTATGCAATATTCATCATTTTGTCCGTTCTCACTGTGAAAATGTTCTTTgtcattatgttttaaaacattgttttaaagttaaattaattttatgctttccagtaatttaaattaaaattcagttTGTGTTTAGGTAATATTTACAATTGTTTTATCTCTTGTGCAGACAAACTATGGTGACATTGAGTTTGGATTTTTCCCTAATGTTGCTCCCAAAACTGTAGAGCATATTTTCAAGCTTGTGCGGCTTGGCTGCTATAACACAAATCACTTCTTTCGGGTAGTGACCTTACTAATCCACTTTTTTATGTAGATATTTCTTCTGTAACCAAGTTTATTGTCATTGGTAGGTTGATAAAGGTTTTGTTGCACAAGTGGCTGCTGTTGTAGGAGGCAGAAGTGCTCCTTTGAATGAAGAACAAAAGTTGGAAGCTGAGAAAACTGTTATTGGTGAATTTAGTGAAGTCAAACATGTAAGAGGCATCCTCTCAATGGGAAGGTAACTTATTATCAAATGTCCATCTGCCTTCAATTCATCTTATAGGGTTTAGACTTTAGATTGAAAAAAATGTGTTTGTATTTGTTGCTGATTGTTGTTTTTGGATTGTCCAAAGTATGCATTTTCCCTCTTATTTAtagtttgacttagaaatttcaaTTATCATAAATGCATATTGTTAAATGATGTTCCGATAAAGATTGTTGtcattgtttttattttattttattttttgttggagCAAGCTTGGAGGATGAGTAGCATCTCTTATCCATTTTTGTTATTTAAAGAATGTGTAGTGAATTTCATCTTTAGCTCTCGCTTACTGTTGTTTTGATTATTGTCTTTATGCATTCTAGGAACACAAACAACTTGATCGTAATTTTACTCTTAAGACCTAGCTGATGACAAAGGGAACGATTGTACTAAGGACAAGCTATTTTATTATGGAAAGTGCAAAGCCATGTTTTACACTTTAACCCTTTTAATGTATCTTAATTCGATTTATTCTTCCTCAGATATTCTGATCCTGATAGTGCTTCATCTTCATTCTCTATCCTTTTAGGAGATGCACCTCACCTCGATGGCAAGGTATTTTGCTTATTGGACAGttttatattttcaaacaaaTTGATATTTTCTCACCACTATTTCTGATTTTACATGACCTTAGTATGCCATCTTTGGAAAATTGACTAGAGGTGATGAGGCATTAAGCAGACTGGAAGAGCTTCCTACACGGCGTGAAGGGATTTTTGTTATGGTAAATTCTCCACTGATTAACAAATAAGCAATCTGAAAATCAGGCTAGTTGTAACTTTTGGTCCATCCAATATTGTTCGATCTACCAAGTTGACGCACAATTTGCATTTTTTCTATTATCCTTGTACCTCGCAATTTGTAGGCCTAAGATGTGAtagaataaaatatatttctcatCCTTTTGTATCATGGCAGTTCCTCTATGTACCTCGTATAGAAACCCATATACAGTAGAAATTGAAAAACGTCAACTCGAGGAAATATGACAGTTTGAGGAACACCAAATTTCTTCTGGACCCTTTTCACAACAAAAGAACCCTTACATATGCCGGTTCAAGAATGCTATTATGCTTGTGTAGTAACATTTTCATGTTTTCTTTTTCAGCCAGTGGAGCGCATAACCATCTTGTCAACTCATTATTATGGTGAGAATTGACCAAAATTTCCTCCATTTGTTGCTGCAAGTCAAAATATTGCTTTTATACGACAGAAATGAATCGCTAGTTCATGTTCAATCGA
Coding sequences within it:
- the LOC122015718 gene encoding peptidyl-prolyl cis-trans isomerase CYP23-like, giving the protein MENRCFPSLLLLFYLSFSIVDPASAFLDPALGTTRVVFQTNYGDIEFGFFPNVAPKTVEHIFKLVRLGCYNTNHFFRVDKGFVAQVAAVVGGRSAPLNEEQKLEAEKTVIGEFSEVKHVRGILSMGRYSDPDSASSSFSILLGDAPHLDGKYAIFGKLTRGDEALSRLEELPTRREGIFVMPVERITILSTHYYDTKYKSCELEKEILKRKLSESLLEVERQRLKCFS